One window of Papaver somniferum cultivar HN1 chromosome 9, ASM357369v1, whole genome shotgun sequence genomic DNA carries:
- the LOC113310345 gene encoding E3 ubiquitin-protein ligase SINAT2-like: MAPGGRICKEVPESHSMFSDYGIATSNGESKISPSTKTPIVPGGKYVFSSTTGVHDLLECPVCMSSMYPPIHQCPNGHTLCSDCKARVHNCCPTCRYELGNIRCLALEKVAESLELPCRHQALGCHDIFPYYSKLQHEQHCRYRPYNCPYAGSECSVTGDIPILVGHLKDDHKVDTHDGCTFNHRYVKSNPQEVENATWMLTVFNCFGRQFCLHFEAFQMGMAPVYMAFLRFMGDEDDAKKFSYSLEVGGNGRKLMWQGVPRSIRDSHRKVRDSQDGLIIQRNLALFFSGGDRQELKLRVTGRIWKEQ, from the exons ATGGCTCCTGGAGGCCGAATCTGCAAGGAAGTCCCCGAGTCTCATTCTATGTTTTCTGATTATGGTATTGCCACTTCAAATGGCGAAAGCAAAATTTCTCCATCAACCAAGACCCCAATTGTTCCTGGCGGAAAGTATGTATTCTCATCAACTACTGGTGTACATGATCTACTTGAGTGCCCTGTTTGCATGAGCTCGATGTACCCCCCAATACACCAG TGTCCAAATGGCCACACTCTGTGTTCAGATTGCAAGGCTCGAGTTCACAACTGCTGTCCAACTTGTCGATATGAGCTTGGCAACATAAGGTGCTTGGCTTTGGAGAAGGTAGCAGAATCGCTGGAACTCCCTTGCAGACATCAGGCCCTAGGTTGTCATGATATATTTCCATACTACAGCAAACTCCAGCATGAACAGCACTGCCGATATCGTCCATACAATTGTCCTTATGCTGGATCTGAATGCTCTGTCACCGGGGACATTCCAATCCTTGTTGGTCATCTAAAGGACGATCACAAGGTTGATACACATGATGGATGCACCTTCAACCATCGGTATGTCAAATCCAATCCGCAGGAGGTAGAAAATGCTACATGGATGCTAACT GTTTTCAATTGTTTTGGGAGACAGTTCTGCTTACACTTTGAGGCTTTTCAAATGGGAATGGCACCTGTATACATGGCCTTTTTGCGATTCATGGGCGATGAAGATGACGCAAAGAAATTTAGTTATAGTTTGGAGGTTGGTGGGAATGGTCGAAAGCTAATGTGGCAGGGAGTTCCAAGGAGTATTCGCGATAGTCATAGGAAGGTTAGGGATAGTCAAGATGGATTAATCATTCAAAGAAACTTGGCTTTGTTCTTTTCTGGTGGTGATCGACAAGAGTTGAAATTGAGAGTCACGGGCCGTATATGGAAGGAACAGTAG